The Lujinxingia sediminis genome contains a region encoding:
- a CDS encoding type IV pilin protein → MQTLSQRFSTIIQAAARVDRRGMTLVELMIVVAIVGVLAAIGGMSYSKYIRQGKVTQLKQYAMDVARGQEQFRARNNRYYQPDSDYAWDMADADRPEWNNLLEFNSNVAQGITIIVEADIGGNCTICPAGAEPQGVGADNNPWFAVLVTQEELGGDAYQAFFTNDMPAPMELIP, encoded by the coding sequence ATGCAGACCCTCTCCCAGCGCTTCTCAACGATCATTCAGGCCGCCGCCCGCGTGGATCGCCGCGGCATGACCCTGGTGGAGCTGATGATCGTCGTGGCGATCGTCGGCGTGCTCGCTGCCATCGGCGGCATGAGCTACTCCAAATACATTCGCCAGGGCAAAGTCACCCAGCTCAAGCAATACGCCATGGATGTGGCCCGCGGCCAGGAGCAGTTCCGCGCGCGCAACAACCGCTACTACCAGCCCGACTCCGACTATGCCTGGGATATGGCCGACGCCGACCGTCCGGAGTGGAACAACCTGCTGGAGTTCAACTCCAACGTCGCCCAGGGCATCACCATTATCGTGGAGGCCGACATCGGTGGGAACTGCACCATCTGCCCGGCCGGAGCCGAGCCTCAAGGGGTTGGCGCCGATAACAACCCCTGGTTCGCCGTGCTCGTCACCCAGGAAGAACTGGGTGGCGACGCCTACCAGGCCTTCTTCACGAACGACATGCCCGCTCCGATGGAGTTGATTCCCTGA